A single genomic interval of Palaemon carinicauda isolate YSFRI2023 unplaced genomic scaffold, ASM3689809v2 scaffold9, whole genome shotgun sequence harbors:
- the LOC137637643 gene encoding zinc finger protein 665-like has protein sequence MSFSDSKRMENSQSVKFPIKSKMEDSFSHTAVNSENDDLVVSIGLLDDDSLIIGPDMEFKAEPEIEFEAEPEFKAEPEIEFKAEPEFKAEPEIFESTEGDMKYSFESDASVSEEDLQISKREVNKEEEESENTGGKAEWGIQLRSRRKEDKGKGRGRGKVGLQNKEASIGNSGCEKPLCQEIDSKTHADVGTREKSFVGRNYEKQFIVEVKTPNTHKLIHTGGQFRCRDCDKIFSNGVDLNAHYKTHNRRRSFKCSECGKVFFNKTGLVIHLRIHTGEKPFKCNFCDKAFSQRGHLTDHHRIHSGVKPFKCSFCDKTFSYKSSFTEHHRIHTGEKPFKCSVCDKAFSQRSLFRHHCRIHRGETPYKCSVCDKVFSQKNNLREHHKIHTGEKPFKCNFCDKAFSHKQILTSHHRIHTGEKPFKCSVCEKAFSQRGSLTKHHLIHTGERPFKCSFCDKAFSSKSNLTAHHKIHARDSI, from the coding sequence ATGTCATTCAGTGATAGTAAGAGGATGGAAAACTCTCAATCAGTAAAATTTCCTATAAAAAGCAAAATGGAAGATTCCTTTTCACACACTGCAGTCAACTCAGAAAATGATGATTTGGTTGTCAGTATAGGGCTCTTGGATGACGACTCTCTTATCATAGGTCCAGAtatggaattcaaagcagagccagaaatagaattcgaagcagagccagaattcaaagcagagccagaaatagaattcaaagcagagccagaatttaAAGCAGAGCCAGAGATATTTGAGTCAACCGAAGGTGACATGAAATATTCTTTCGAATCAGATGCATCAGTGAGTGAGGAGGATTTACAAATCAGCAAAAGGGAAGTcaataaagaggaggaggaaagTGAAAATACAGGTGGGAAAGCGGAATGGGGCATACAGTTGCGATCCAgaaggaaagaggacaaaggaaagggaagaggaagagggaaagTAGGTTTACAGAATAAGGAGGCGTCGATCGGAAACAGTGGCTGTGAAAAACCTCTTTGTCAAGAAATTGATTCCAAAACTCACGCCGATGTTGGTACGAGAGAGAAGTCATTTGTGggtcggaattatgaaaaacaatttaTTGTAGAAGTTAAAACCCCCAACACTCACAAGCTAATTCACACTGGAGGCCAGTTCAGATGTAGAGACTGTGACAAAATATTTTCTAACGGAGTTGATCTTAATGCACATTATAAAACTCACAATAGGAGGAGATCATTCAAGTGTAGTGAATGTGGCAAAGTGTTTTTTAACAAAACTGGTCTCGtgatacatttaagaattcacactggggagaagccattcaagtgtaatttctgtgacaaagcattttctcaaagAGGCCATCTCACAGATCATCATAGAATTCACAGTGGCgtgaagccattcaagtgcagtttctgtgacaaaacattttctTACAAAAGTAGTTTCACAGAGCATCacagaattcatactggggagaaaccATTTAAATGCAGTGTCTGCGACAAAGCCTTTTCTCAGAGAAGTCTTTTCAGACATCATTGTAGGATTCACCGGGGGGAGACGCCATATaaatgcagtgtctgtgacaaagtaTTTTCTCAGAAAAATAATCTCAGAGagcatcataaaattcatactggggagaagccattcaagtgtaatttctgtgacaaagcattttctcacaAGCAAATTCTTACTTCccatcatagaattcatactggggagaagccatttaaatgcagtGTCTGCGAGAAAGCATTTTCTCAGAGAGGTAGTCTCACAAAGCATCATTTAATTCACACTGGAGAGAGGCCATTCAAGTGCAGTTTCTGCGACAAAGCCTTTTCTTCGAAAAGCAACCTCACAGCGCATCATAAAATTCACGCAAGGGAttccatttaa